In Luteipulveratus mongoliensis, the DNA window GTAGGTCGACTCCAGCCACTCCTGGTCATTGACGACCTCGGCGGCGTTCTTGCCGGCGATCTCCGCATGGAAGATGTCGGGGTACTGGGTGGCGGAGTGGTTGCCCCAGATGCTGATCTTGCTGATGTCCGCGACAGCGGCGCCGGTCTTGGCGGCCAGCTGAGCGATCGCGCGGTTGTGATCCAGGCGGGTCAGCGCGGTGAAGCGCTCGGCCGGGATGTCGGGCGCGTTGCTCTGGGCGATCAGGGCGTTGGTGTTGGCCGGGTTGCCGGTCACCGTGACCTTGATGTCGTCGGCTGCGTGGTCGTTCAGGGCCTTGCCCTGCGGGGCGAAGATGCCGCCGTTGGCCTCGAGCAGGTCACCGCGCTCCATGCCCGGACCGCGCGGACGCGCGCCGACGAGCAGGGCGTGGTTGACGCCGTCGAAGACCGTGTTGGGGTCGTCGCCGATCTCGACGCCGGCCAGCGTGGTGAACGCGCTGTCGTCGAGCTCCATGACGACGCCCTCGAGCGCCTTGAGCGCGGGGGTGATCTCCAGCAGCCGCAGCTCGACGGGCTGCTCCGGGCCGAACAGGGCCCCACTGGCGATGCGGAACAGAAGGCTGTAGCCGATGTTGCCGGCGGCGCCGGTGACGGCGACCTTGATGGGCGTGGTGCTCACGGTGTTCCCTTCGAGCAAGCTGGGTTGATAACGCCTCGGACCGTAGCAGCGCAAGGCCTGCGGACGGTGAGCGGTCCCGGAGTCTCAGCGCGTGGACGTGGTCTGCAACAGCATGTAATGAATTAGATAACGTCGAATTATGAGCGACCTCTCCTTTGCCTACTGGGTACCCAACGTCTCCGGCGGTCTTGTCGTCAGCACCCTGCCGCAGCGCACCGATCACAGCCCGGCGTACAACATCGAGACGGCGCAGATCGCCGAGCGCAACGGCTTCGACTACGCCCTGACCCAGGTGCGCTACCTGGCGTCGTACGGCGCCGATGCCCAGCACGAGTCGACCTCCTTCTCCCAGCTGCTGCTGGCGCACACCGAGCGCCTCAAGGTGATCGCCGCGGTCCACCCAGGCTTCTGGCAGCCGGCGGTGCTGGCCAAGCTCGCGGCCACAGCGCAGGAGTGGAGCGGCGGCCGGTTCGCGCTCAACGTCGTCTCCGGCTGGTTCGCCAAGGAGTTCACCAACCTGGGGGAGCCGTGGCTGGATCACGAGGAGCGCTACCGCCGGTCGGAGGAGTTCATCGAGGTGCTGCGTGGTGCGTGGGGCGAGGACGACTTCGCCTTCCGTGGCGACTTCTACCGCACCCGTGACCTGACGTTCCGGCCGCAGCCGGAGACGCCGCCGGAGGTGTTCCAGGGAGGCAACTCCACCAGCGCCCGGCGGATGGCCGGTCGGTTGTCGGACTGGTACTTCATGAACGGCAACACGATCGAGGCCGTACGCGAGCAGATCGATGAGGTCAGCGGCTACGGCGTCCAGCACAACCGGCGTCCGGGCTTCGGGCTCAACGGTTTTGCGGTCGTACGTGACACGGAGGACGAGGCGCGCCAGGTCGTACAGGACATCATCGACAACGCCGACGCCGACAAGGTCCGCGACTTCGGCAACGCCGTGAAGGCCGCCGGCCAGTCCAGCAGTGACGGCAAGGGCATGTGGGCGGGATCGGAGTTCAAGGACCTGGTCCAGTACAACGACGGCTTCAAGACCGGGCTGGTCGGCACACCGGAGCAGGTCGCCCGGCGGATCGTCGACTACAAGAAGGTCGGGGTCGACCTGCTGCTGCTCGGCTTCCTGCATGTCAAGGAAGAGGTGGAGCGCTTCGGTCGCGACGTCATCCCGCTGGTGCGTGAGCTCGAGGCACGCGAGTCGCCGGAGCGGCGTACGGCCTGATCGTCCGGTCAGATGTGCGGCGCCGCCAGCCGCGCACCCGCGAATGGCGTTGCGGCTGCTGTGAATCCGTGTCCGCCAGTGAGCTTCATCGAGTTGCCCTTGGCAGTCCGGGCGTAGACACCACCGACGTCGCGGTAGCCCGCCGACCGCTCACCCGTGCGCAGCTGCACCGCGCCCAGGCGGACGCTGTTGCCCGTCGAGCACAGCCCGACCGCGGACGGTGTGGCGAACTGGTCCGACCACGGGTCGACGACCATCGTGTTGCCGACCGAGACGTTGGCGTTGTCGTACCAGAGAGAGATCCCGAACGGCGAGGGCTCCTCGATGCGGTTGCCCTCCAGCTGTACGCCCTGGGTCTGGTACATCTGAATCCCGCCGGAGACGTTGTTGGGGTCGGAGCCGACGCCGTCCGGCCGCAGGCCACCGCCGTGGCCGCGAATGATGTTGTCCCGCACCTCTCCGGTGGCGGCCATGATGCGAGCACCGGGCCCGCCCGCGCCGACGAGCCGCACTCCAGGTCCCTTGGAGCCGTCGCTGACGCCGCTGTCGATCTCACAGCTGCGCGCCACGCAGTGCTGCGGCGCCCAGCGGTCGTGGCCGTTGGTGTCCGAGCTCGGGACGAAGGCGATGCCGATGAGGCAGCCCTTGATCGTCGTACCGATGACCTTGATGCCGACGCCCCCGTGGGTGTCGACGCCCTCCCAGCCGGTACGACTGATGTGGCCCCCGCGGACCGTGCAGTCGCGCGAGACCGGGCTCAGCTCGATCGGCCTGGTGGCATCGCGGGTGAAGGCGATCGGGTAGGACTGGAGGTAGCCGCCGGCCAGGATGCCCTGCAGTGCGGACACGGTCGGGTTGCGCAGCTCGACCCGGCTGGCCGACATCATCATGAAGCCCGCGTAGCAGCAGCGGGTCACGGTGCAGTCCTCCAGTATCGCGCCGCTCATATGGCCCGCCCACCAGCCCGCAGCGCCGAATCCGTCGACCGTGACATCGGTGAACCGCAGCCCACGGACCGGGTGGGCCGGCGTCCCCGCGATGTCGAAGGCGCGGTGGTTGAGGGCGTACCGCGTCGGCTTGTCGCCATGCAGCTGCAGCCCGATGAACGAGGCTCCGGATGCATCCGATCCCAGCTGCCAGGCGGGCGTCGTGCCGTTGGCCACGACGTGCGCGCCGCGGCCGTCGATGACCAGCTGACGGCGGATTCGGACCGGGCCGGCCGAGAGGTTGAGCGTGGTGCCGAGCGGGACACGGACGGTCGTACCGGCAGGTGTTGCGTCGAGAACGTGCTGGAGCTGGGTCGTCGCGGACGCCGTGCCGCCGAGGTCGATCGAAGGCGCGATGTCGCGCAGATCGACCTGCGCAGGGCGGCTGGTGGCGCTCACCGGAGGGCTGTGCGAGTCGCAGGCGGCGAGGGCGGCAACGGATACGGCAGCCGTCGACCCTCGGATCAGCTGCCGGCGGGTGAGGTTCATGCCCGCCGCTCAGTCACAGGCTCGATCGTAGGGCCTTTAGGGTTGTGCGCTGTGACGCGCGTACCCGACAACCAGTCGTTCATCCCGGTCCTCCTCGGGGCCGATGCAGCGACCTACAGCCTCGCCCGGAGCTTTCACGAGGAGTACGACGTCGTGTCCGTGGCCGTGTCGCGGCTCGGGGCCGGGCCGGTCGCGAACTCGCGGATCATCGAGGTCTCGCGCTGTGCCGACTTCGACGATCCCGGCGGCCTGGTCGCGCACCTGACGGCGCTGGGGGAGCGCTTCGGCGACAAGCCGCTCCTGCTGCTGACCAGCATGGACTTCCTGGTCCGCCGCATCGTCCAGCTGCGGGGCCAGCTCGAGCCGCGCTTCACCATCCCGTACGTCGACCTGGACCTGATGGAGCGGCTGACGCAGAAGGAGAACTTCTCCGAGCTGTGCACCGAGCTCGGCATCGCGCACCCCAAGACGGTCGTCTACGACGTGCCCCAGCACGCCTCGCTGCGGCAGACGCTCGAGCTCGATCTGACGTACCCCATCATCGCCAAGCCCGGCGACACCCCGGCGTACCACGAGGTCGACTTCCCCGGGAAGCAGAAGGTCCACACGGCTGCCTCTCGCGAGGAGCTGGACGACCTGATGCAGCGCGTCCACGACAGCGGCTACCCGGGCACGTTCATCCTCCAGGACATGATCCCGGGCCTGGACGACGGCATGCGGATCCTCACCTGCTACTCGGACAAGAGCGGCACGGTGCGCTTCGCGTCCTTCGGGCACGTGCTGCTGGAAGAGCATTTGCCGGCGACCCTCGGTGTGCCCGCGGCGATCATCACCGGCGAGAACCACCAGGTGGTGCAAGAGGCGAAAAGGCTTCTGGAGCATGTGGGTTGGCGCGGCTATGCCAACTTCGACCTCAAGTACGACCCGCGCGACGGCACCACCAAGTTCTTCGAGCTCAACCCGCGTCTGGGCCGTTCCAACTTCTACGTCACGGCGTCCGGCCACAACCCGGTCCGCTACTACGTCGAGGAATACGTCGAAGGCTCCGACCTCTCCGACGAGCCGCCGCTGCTGGAGTCCACCAAGGAGGAGCTCTACACCTCCCTGCCTGTGCCCCTGGTGCTGCGCTACCTGCCGAATGACCTGCGCAAGAAGGTCATCGGCCTCGCCGCACGCGGTCGGGTGACCAATCCCTTGATGTACGTGCGGGATCCGCACCCCAAGCGATGGGCGTACGTCATGGCCTTCAGCGTCAACCAGGTGCGCAAGTACGCCCGGGTCTATCCGCCGCCCAAGCGCAACGCTGACGGGACCGCGGCATGAGTACGCCGGATGCTCGGGTCTCCCTGGAGCAGGGCTGGGCGGGGCCGACGGTCGGGATCATGGGCGGTCTCGGGCCGCTGGCCGGCGCGACGTTCCTGCGAGTGCTGACCTTGCTGACGCCTGCGAAGCGCGACCAGGACCACCTCGACGCCATCCTGCTGAGCCACGCCACGACACCCGATCGCACAGCGCGCATCGTGGATGAATCAGCGACCGATCCGGGACCCGTGCTGCTCGCGGATGCGTTGCGGCTGCAGGCCATTGGCGCGTCCTTCATTGCCGTGCCGTGCAACACGGCGCACGAGTTCTTGCACGCGGTCCAGGGCGAGGTCCAGGTGCCGCTGATCGACATCGTGG includes these proteins:
- a CDS encoding malate dehydrogenase — protein: MSTTPIKVAVTGAAGNIGYSLLFRIASGALFGPEQPVELRLLEITPALKALEGVVMELDDSAFTTLAGVEIGDDPNTVFDGVNHALLVGARPRGPGMERGDLLEANGGIFAPQGKALNDHAADDIKVTVTGNPANTNALIAQSNAPDIPAERFTALTRLDHNRAIAQLAAKTGAAVADISKISIWGNHSATQYPDIFHAEIAGKNAAEVVNDQEWLESTYIPTVAKRGAAIIEARGASSAASAASATIDHARDWQLGTAEGSWVSMAVPSDGSYDVPAGLISSFPVTIKDGQWSIVQGLEINDFSRAKIDASVKELEDERETVKKLGLLG
- a CDS encoding right-handed parallel beta-helix repeat-containing protein, whose protein sequence is MNLTRRQLIRGSTAAVSVAALAACDSHSPPVSATSRPAQVDLRDIAPSIDLGGTASATTQLQHVLDATPAGTTVRVPLGTTLNLSAGPVRIRRQLVIDGRGAHVVANGTTPAWQLGSDASGASFIGLQLHGDKPTRYALNHRAFDIAGTPAHPVRGLRFTDVTVDGFGAAGWWAGHMSGAILEDCTVTRCCYAGFMMMSASRVELRNPTVSALQGILAGGYLQSYPIAFTRDATRPIELSPVSRDCTVRGGHISRTGWEGVDTHGGVGIKVIGTTIKGCLIGIAFVPSSDTNGHDRWAPQHCVARSCEIDSGVSDGSKGPGVRLVGAGGPGARIMAATGEVRDNIIRGHGGGLRPDGVGSDPNNVSGGIQMYQTQGVQLEGNRIEEPSPFGISLWYDNANVSVGNTMVVDPWSDQFATPSAVGLCSTGNSVRLGAVQLRTGERSAGYRDVGGVYARTAKGNSMKLTGGHGFTAAATPFAGARLAAPHI
- the sfnG gene encoding dimethylsulfone monooxygenase SfnG, translated to MSDLSFAYWVPNVSGGLVVSTLPQRTDHSPAYNIETAQIAERNGFDYALTQVRYLASYGADAQHESTSFSQLLLAHTERLKVIAAVHPGFWQPAVLAKLAATAQEWSGGRFALNVVSGWFAKEFTNLGEPWLDHEERYRRSEEFIEVLRGAWGEDDFAFRGDFYRTRDLTFRPQPETPPEVFQGGNSTSARRMAGRLSDWYFMNGNTIEAVREQIDEVSGYGVQHNRRPGFGLNGFAVVRDTEDEARQVVQDIIDNADADKVRDFGNAVKAAGQSSSDGKGMWAGSEFKDLVQYNDGFKTGLVGTPEQVARRIVDYKKVGVDLLLLGFLHVKEEVERFGRDVIPLVRELEARESPERRTA